TCGGGGTACATACCATCTTTAAGATCTTTATTAGCTTTTTTGTAAAAAAATTCAGCTGTTTTGCGCCCACTAAGATAAGCATCTGGGCCAGCGCAGGCACCAATAGTGAAAAAAATAAGCAATAAGCTCAAATGGCAACGGGTTTTTTTGAAAAACATGACACTTACCGATAGCACGTCAAGGTAAAAACTAACAAGGGAGAGTCTGCATGGACTTTGACTTTTCTCTGGATCCATTGCTAGATGATGCTTTAACCTAATGCGAATGTAGGTTTTGCCAAAATGAGAGATCATGGCTGACATACACGCTCTAGAAATCGAGTTTGCAAAAAACCCTAATCTAGAGGCTTGCCTACCACTTTGCGAGGCTTACCTAGCGCAGAAGCGCTTTATGGAAGCTATGGTTGTATGCAAGAAGGGTATAAAGCAAGCCCCCCAAGATGCTCGTGGTCGTGTGATGCTTTCACGCATCTACAACTCACAGGGCAAAATACCTAAAGCCTTAGCTGAGCTTGAGCTGCTGCTAAAAGAAATTCCCGGCAGTCCAATTGGTCTTGAAGCTTTAGGAAAATTGTTGCTTGAGCAAGGGCGCAATGATGAAGGGCTATCTAAACTTCAACAAGCGGTGATAGCTGATCCCAATCGCGCTGAAGCCAGAGCTATCTTGCAACAAGCCGGAATGGCAGTGTCAACTGCTGCGCCTCCGCCCGCAGCGCCTATGGTGGCTCGTCCAGTAATGGGTATGCCGCCTCCTGGTGCTGCAGGTCAAACTGGCCCAGTACCATATGGCAATGCTCCGCCGACAGCTATGCCCCCTAATATGCCCCCAAGAGGCGCTCCTCCTGGTGGTTTTTATCCACCACCCTTGCAGCCACGCGGTATGCCTCCTCCTGCAGCCTCAACCGGGCCTGTACCTGCCGTAGAACCGCTGCGACCACTTGAGCATGTACACGACTTTTTTGCTCCTGAAACGCTGGGTTTTTCGCATGAGGCATCAGATATCGAAACTGCTGGCCCAGGTCGTCTGACAATTCTTGGTTTTGTACCTAAAAATGCCGGCTCAATTAAAACTACATTATATGTGGCTGTAACTGTTCTAATAATTGCGAGTGTTATTATATTCATTCAATACATACGATCGACTAATACTCGTGAAATAAGTAAAAAATACGCTGATTTAAAGGTAGCTTTATACGAAGATAAATATGTCAGTTACCAAGATGTATTGCGTAAAGGTAATGAAATCTTGGCGATTGATAATAGCCATAATTTGACGTTAGGTGCATTAGCCTATACCTCTGCCATTCTTGCGACTGATTTCCGTCAAGCCGATGCCTTACCAAAAGCTAAAGATTATCTGCGTAGGGCTATGGAGGAAAATAAAGAAGAAACTGAATATCGTGTCGCAGCCCGTGCTTTAATTGCTTATGCTGAAAGGCAGTTTGATCAAGGTATTGCTGATATAAAAAAGATAATAGATCATGGTGGTTCTGGCCCATTTGTTGAACTTGAAGCTTTTCGTTTGATGAATGAAGTCAAACCACAAGATAAAGAAACTAAAATTCAACTACGGCGCTTAATTCAATCGGCAGTTTCACAAGCTCGTATATTTAATTTTCTTGGTTGGTATTATTATCAATTTGATGATTACGCCCAAGCAGATAAAAATTTTCATTCAGCACTACAGAACGTTAATGATCATGCCCGAGCAATTATCGGTCAGGCTTTGACGGATTTTGACCGTGGTTTGGCTTTGCAACAGCGTCAGGTAGAAATTGGTAAGGCGATTAAAAAAGTTTTAAAAATGCCTCCAGAGCAACTTGATAGCACGGTTTTAGCTTTAGCACATTTTGCGGCAGCACAACTTTTACAGTGGCAAGGCAAGCAAGCTGAAGCTGACAGTGAATTTGCAACAGCATTTCGTTTTGATAGCCAAAGTGCCTTGATGTATTACCGTCGCGGAACGGGCTTGCTTAATCTTGGGCACGCCAAAGAGGGTATTCAATATTTACGTAAAGCTGCAGCGATGGATCCAAATAATGTTCGCTATTTTAGGACATTGGCCGATGCGCAAATTCGTTCAGGCGATTCAGTTGGTGCCAAAGCAACCCTTAATCGTGCCGCGCAACTTAATCCAAATGATCCTGAGCTAAAGATTCTTGAAGGTGACAGTTTAAGTGCTGAAAAAAAATATGCTCAAGCTATTGAAGTCTATAAAAGCGTAAAAAAAGAAGATGGCGGTTCATTGATTACTCGTGCTGTTGTTGGGATTTCAGAAGCTATGCGCGAAAGTGGCAAAAAGCTTGATGCAATTAAATATCTTGAAGCGTTTTTAGAAAATATTCCAAGTGATGTTATGCAACCTGAGCAAGCCATACTATGGTGTGAACTTGGACTTGATTACGAAGCAA
This genomic stretch from Deltaproteobacteria bacterium harbors:
- a CDS encoding tetratricopeptide repeat protein, coding for MADIHALEIEFAKNPNLEACLPLCEAYLAQKRFMEAMVVCKKGIKQAPQDARGRVMLSRIYNSQGKIPKALAELELLLKEIPGSPIGLEALGKLLLEQGRNDEGLSKLQQAVIADPNRAEARAILQQAGMAVSTAAPPPAAPMVARPVMGMPPPGAAGQTGPVPYGNAPPTAMPPNMPPRGAPPGGFYPPPLQPRGMPPPAASTGPVPAVEPLRPLEHVHDFFAPETLGFSHEASDIETAGPGRLTILGFVPKNAGSIKTTLYVAVTVLIIASVIIFIQYIRSTNTREISKKYADLKVALYEDKYVSYQDVLRKGNEILAIDNSHNLTLGALAYTSAILATDFRQADALPKAKDYLRRAMEENKEETEYRVAARALIAYAERQFDQGIADIKKIIDHGGSGPFVELEAFRLMNEVKPQDKETKIQLRRLIQSAVSQARIFNFLGWYYYQFDDYAQADKNFHSALQNVNDHARAIIGQALTDFDRGLALQQRQVEIGKAIKKVLKMPPEQLDSTVLALAHFAAAQLLQWQGKQAEADSEFATAFRFDSQSALMYYRRGTGLLNLGHAKEGIQYLRKAAAMDPNNVRYFRTLADAQIRSGDSVGAKATLNRAAQLNPNDPELKILEGDSLSAEKKYAQAIEVYKSVKKEDGGSLITRAVVGISEAMRESGKKLDAIKYLEAFLENIPSDVMQPEQAILWCELGLDYEANREKDHAERLYQQGIDTYRYEPNCHFFLCRILGRGPEAKEACKMYLTLAPRGEFADKARARAGVR